A genomic window from Leptolyngbya sp. NIES-2104 includes:
- a CDS encoding TetR/AcrR family transcriptional regulator: MPSKPSAIPRKLPKQERSHFTVEAILTATTHILTEQGYDQLTTNRVAERAGVSIGSLYQYFPNKQALIFALAEHHANAMMQLAQQHLEGLSDPLRVSRRDRTIPGVLSQIVKAALAAHAVNPKLHRVLHEQIPHSEIMQRLDQAKMENLLRSFLAQRSDQLQPKNLELAVFMVERTIRALIHGAMIDRPELLKTEEFEQELLRMLLVYLVKR; this comes from the coding sequence ATGCCTTCTAAACCCTCAGCAATCCCGCGCAAACTTCCAAAACAAGAGCGATCGCACTTCACGGTTGAAGCGATTCTCACCGCAACAACTCACATTTTGACGGAACAGGGGTATGACCAATTGACGACGAATCGAGTGGCGGAACGAGCAGGGGTGAGTATCGGTTCGCTGTACCAATACTTTCCGAATAAGCAAGCTTTGATTTTTGCATTGGCAGAGCATCATGCCAATGCAATGATGCAGTTGGCGCAACAGCATTTAGAAGGGCTGAGCGACCCCTTACGGGTATCTCGAAGAGATCGCACGATTCCAGGGGTACTAAGTCAGATCGTCAAAGCAGCATTAGCAGCTCATGCCGTCAATCCAAAACTTCATCGCGTGCTGCACGAACAGATTCCGCATAGCGAGATAATGCAACGCCTAGATCAAGCAAAAATGGAGAATCTATTGCGATCGTTTCTCGCGCAACGCTCCGATCAGCTTCAACCGAAAAATCTAGAATTAGCCGTTTTTATGGTGGAGCGCACGATCCGAGCTTTGATTCATGGGGCGATGATCGATCGTCCTGAGTTACTCAAAACTGAGGAATTTGAACAAGAACTGCTGCGTATGTTGTTAGTTTATTTAGTCAAAAGGTGA
- a CDS encoding alcohol dehydrogenase catalytic domain-containing protein, giving the protein MPPPEVLPNHVLIRVKATSVNPVDCKIRQGAVPDISPEFPAILHGDVAGVVEAVGEGVQRFSVGDEVYGCAGGVRGMGGTLAEFMLADADLIAKKPRSLGMREAAALPLVAITAWEGLRDRTSIQSVRVFWSMVAQGVWLTWGCNLRNWRVQRSLQQFHRMRKPTRKKLGGRCYHQLPKATR; this is encoded by the coding sequence ATGCCGCCGCCAGAAGTCTTGCCAAATCATGTTCTGATTCGAGTCAAAGCAACCAGTGTGAATCCAGTGGATTGCAAAATTCGCCAAGGTGCTGTGCCGGATATTTCACCTGAATTCCCTGCGATTCTGCATGGAGACGTTGCTGGAGTGGTCGAAGCAGTTGGGGAAGGCGTTCAGCGTTTTAGCGTTGGCGATGAAGTCTATGGTTGTGCGGGTGGTGTTAGAGGTATGGGAGGCACATTGGCAGAATTCATGCTGGCTGATGCTGATTTGATTGCGAAGAAGCCGCGATCGCTGGGCATGAGAGAAGCCGCAGCATTACCTCTAGTTGCCATTACTGCCTGGGAAGGATTACGCGATCGCACTTCAATTCAATCTGTCAGAGTGTTCTGGTCTATGGTGGCACAGGGGGTGTGGCTCACATGGGGATGCAACTTGAGGAACTGGCGGGTGCAAAGGTCTTTGCAACAGTTTCATCGGATGAGAAAGCCAACTCGCAAAAAGCTTGGGGGCAGATGTTACCATCAATTACCAAAGGCAACCCGTTGA
- a CDS encoding zinc-binding dehydrogenase, which yields MGADVTINYQRQPVEEYVAEQTNGEGFDVVFDTVGNNKLQNAFRAAKLNGIVVSVVSLSSQDLTLLHAKGLTLHLVYMLIPMLLGIGRKRHGQILTELTQLVDEEKLYPLLDPKEFSFAEVAEAHRHAESGNAAGKVTLTA from the coding sequence TTGGGGGCAGATGTTACCATCAATTACCAAAGGCAACCCGTTGAAGAGTACGTTGCAGAACAGACCAATGGTGAGGGATTCGATGTGGTTTTCGACACGGTTGGCAACAACAAACTGCAAAACGCTTTCAGGGCAGCAAAGTTAAATGGCATAGTCGTCTCAGTGGTGTCTTTATCATCGCAAGATCTCACATTGCTGCACGCGAAAGGGCTGACGTTGCACCTTGTCTATATGTTGATCCCGATGTTGCTTGGGATTGGTAGAAAGCGTCATGGTCAAATATTGACAGAATTGACACAGCTTGTTGATGAAGAAAAACTATACCCGTTGCTTGATCCTAAAGAGTTTAGTTTTGCCGAAGTTGCTGAAGCACATCGACACGCTGAATCTGGGAATGCAGCGGGCAAAGTAACATTAACTGCTTAG
- a CDS encoding GNAT family N-acetyltransferase, which yields MNLYSQIGKVALGSRLRRLSDRLTEDAAKIYTLYNVALDPKWFPVFYVLSQQESAAVTEIAQLIGHSHASVSQIVKEMSNRGFAITEKHSRDARVSIVRLSDAGKQLIPHLEQQCVDVNQAVEELSLESQHDLWNAIAETEFLLTNQSFFDRVQAVRKAREQKSVEIIEYLPEFHHDFQRLNYEWIEKYFQLEEADHQSLDRPDEKILKPGGHIFMARHHDEIVGTCALIKLDENRYELAKMAVTEKAKGKGIGWLLGQAAINKARELRAETVFLESNTILEPAIKLYQKLGFRKIVGQPSPYQRCNIQMELKLV from the coding sequence ATGAATCTCTACTCTCAGATTGGTAAAGTAGCGCTAGGTAGTCGTTTGCGGCGATTGAGCGATCGATTGACCGAGGATGCCGCAAAAATCTACACGCTTTATAATGTTGCGCTCGATCCAAAATGGTTTCCTGTTTTCTACGTGTTGTCGCAGCAGGAGAGTGCAGCAGTGACCGAAATCGCTCAACTGATTGGACACTCTCATGCTTCTGTCAGCCAGATTGTGAAGGAGATGAGCAACCGAGGATTTGCAATCACTGAAAAGCACAGTCGGGACGCGCGAGTGAGCATTGTTAGACTCTCTGATGCTGGAAAGCAATTGATTCCTCACCTTGAACAGCAGTGTGTTGACGTGAACCAGGCGGTTGAGGAACTTTCGTTGGAATCACAACACGATCTCTGGAATGCGATCGCAGAGACTGAATTTCTACTGACTAACCAAAGCTTTTTCGATCGTGTCCAAGCAGTGCGAAAAGCGCGTGAACAGAAATCTGTTGAGATTATCGAGTATCTGCCAGAATTTCACCATGATTTCCAACGTTTGAACTACGAATGGATTGAAAAATACTTTCAGCTAGAAGAAGCAGATCACCAATCTCTCGATCGCCCAGATGAAAAGATTTTAAAGCCGGGTGGACACATCTTCATGGCACGGCATCACGACGAAATTGTTGGGACTTGTGCCTTAATTAAGCTGGATGAGAATCGCTACGAATTGGCAAAAATGGCAGTCACAGAAAAAGCTAAAGGCAAGGGGATCGGTTGGCTTTTGGGGCAAGCAGCGATCAATAAAGCGCGTGAACTAAGAGCAGAAACAGTCTTTCTAGAGAGCAATACAATCTTGGAGCCTGCAATTAAGCTTTACCAAAAGCTAGGGTTTCGGAAAATAGTCGGTCAACCTTCACCCTATCAGCGCTGTAATATTCAGATGGAGTTAAAGCTTGTTTAG
- a CDS encoding SDR family oxidoreductase: protein MTQRPIVLVTGASRNIGIGSSIAKELAQSGWDVALTYWQPYDVSMPWGSNPKEVQLLRNKVESFGVRSTAIEVDLSLVDSAEQIFNAIERDLGTVSALVMSHCHSVDSDILSTSVESFDLHFAINARATWLLVREFGKRFQGEFGTGRIVAITSDHTAGNLPYGASKGAMDRIVLASAQEFRALGIAANVINPGATDTGWMSTDLKTEMQSRTLLNRVGMPQDCANLVKFLCSKEGGWINGQLLYSNGGFQ from the coding sequence ATGACTCAACGACCAATTGTTCTTGTGACGGGTGCAAGTAGGAATATTGGCATTGGGTCTTCGATCGCCAAAGAATTAGCACAATCAGGTTGGGATGTCGCCCTGACCTATTGGCAGCCCTATGATGTGTCAATGCCTTGGGGCAGCAACCCAAAAGAAGTTCAGTTACTTCGCAACAAAGTTGAGAGCTTTGGTGTGCGCTCCACAGCGATCGAGGTTGATTTGTCCTTAGTCGATTCTGCTGAACAGATATTCAATGCGATTGAGCGTGATTTGGGAACGGTCAGCGCATTGGTCATGTCTCATTGCCATTCTGTGGATAGCGATATTCTGTCTACTTCGGTGGAGAGCTTTGATTTACATTTTGCGATCAATGCCCGTGCAACCTGGTTATTGGTGAGAGAGTTTGGTAAACGGTTCCAAGGAGAATTCGGAACTGGGCGGATTGTTGCCATTACCAGCGACCATACGGCGGGCAATCTTCCCTATGGTGCAAGCAAGGGTGCGATGGATCGAATCGTGCTGGCTTCGGCTCAGGAGTTCAGAGCGTTGGGCATCGCAGCGAACGTAATTAATCCAGGTGCAACAGATACGGGCTGGATGTCCACAGACCTCAAAACTGAAATGCAATCTAGAACTTTGTTAAATCGCGTCGGGATGCCGCAAGACTGTGCAAATCTGGTCAAATTTCTGTGTTCCAAAGAAGGAGGATGGATCAATGGACAACTGCTGTACAGTAATGGTGGTTTTCAGTAA
- a CDS encoding class I SAM-dependent methyltransferase: MAKRNYYDMIADIYDQTRWLTESVAEEVADFIIELVSASPETSFLETGVGTGLNVLPFVRRGYSVTGIDVSQEMLDQLRQKLPEVPRNLSLIHADASELPFPDQSFDVVLTVHMVHTVSDWKTFLDEIDRVLKIGGFYLNAQWITPPARMEFEQYFRTILSKYEGLQESKPVNKVTEEINVEEYFHSKGYRSTCRVAKKWTVSNTVEELLGFFKLRAYGLCWRVTDEVFALVMKEFEAFCAEHYDSLETELSSEAKFEIWSYSAS, translated from the coding sequence ATGGCAAAACGCAACTACTATGACATGATTGCTGATATCTACGATCAAACTCGCTGGTTGACAGAGTCAGTTGCTGAAGAAGTTGCGGACTTTATTATTGAATTAGTGAGTGCATCGCCTGAAACATCGTTTTTGGAAACAGGTGTCGGTACTGGCTTGAATGTCCTACCGTTCGTCAGACGGGGCTACAGTGTTACTGGCATTGATGTATCTCAAGAAATGCTGGATCAGCTTCGCCAAAAATTGCCAGAAGTTCCTCGAAATCTGAGCCTGATCCATGCTGATGCTTCGGAATTGCCGTTTCCAGATCAGAGTTTTGATGTCGTGTTAACAGTTCACATGGTTCATACCGTCTCTGATTGGAAGACCTTTCTCGATGAGATCGATCGCGTTCTGAAAATAGGAGGCTTTTATCTGAATGCACAATGGATTACGCCCCCTGCTCGGATGGAATTTGAGCAATATTTCCGAACGATTCTATCTAAGTATGAAGGGTTGCAAGAATCAAAGCCTGTAAACAAAGTAACCGAGGAGATCAATGTTGAGGAGTATTTTCATAGCAAAGGTTATCGATCGACTTGTAGAGTTGCAAAAAAATGGACGGTGAGCAACACGGTTGAGGAACTTCTAGGTTTTTTCAAATTGCGGGCATATGGACTTTGTTGGCGAGTAACCGATGAAGTCTTCGCTCTGGTCATGAAAGAGTTTGAAGCATTTTGTGCTGAACATTACGATTCGCTCGAAACTGAGTTATCGTCTGAAGCGAAGTTTGAGATCTGGTCGTATTCCGCCAGCTAA
- a CDS encoding DUF1348 family protein, with product MAQFLLALCEQYSLSSILATSFTVSLPNQFLARKWSKELDYRLIKELWAFHDNRIAVRFAYEWHDDSGHWYRSYGNENWEFDEHGFMRRRIASINDLPIAEADRKYHWSLGRRPDDHPSLSDL from the coding sequence ATGGCACAATTTTTACTGGCACTCTGCGAACAGTATTCTCTTTCTAGCATTCTGGCAACCTCTTTCACAGTTTCTTTGCCGAATCAGTTTCTCGCCCGCAAGTGGAGCAAGGAGCTAGATTACCGTCTGATCAAAGAGCTATGGGCTTTTCATGACAATCGTATTGCTGTTCGATTTGCCTATGAGTGGCATGATGACTCTGGGCACTGGTATCGTTCTTACGGCAACGAGAACTGGGAGTTTGACGAACACGGCTTTATGCGTCGCCGGATTGCTAGCATCAACGATCTCCCGATCGCGGAAGCTGACCGGAAATATCACTGGTCGCTAGGTCGCCGCCCAGATGACCATCCAAGCCTTTCCGACCTATGA
- a CDS encoding iron uptake porin, producing MKQTSSWIALIALLWVQPAIAQSNRMEQASEPTLTGQVTSVNQLADVRSTDWAFEALRSLIERYGCITGDAGRAALPEAERTFRGNRALTRYEFAAGLNACLNRMAELIASSTANVVSFDDRTRLERLQQEFAAELSTLRGRIDSLEARTTQLEKQQFSTTTKLRGQIIMAPNAGGFEGEQIVDAQGRRITEQQPNATVLSRVALDLNTSFTGTDSLRVLLETGSGGRTTNATGFLEPTFGSVLDFSVKPPTRGTLEMGRLVYSFNPTSDLRVSIGPEIRTSDYVDRNRYANVSFRDFSTQAFVNNLLLLSTDGPSAGGAINWNPGGGAFSLRAVYSAVDAANPSNQGIIRGGASFLPLLYASQGGDRGIFGDTYQYTAEFEYAPSRAFAVRLQYAGGEVYNNRFDVFGVNFEYQIAPNLAVFGRYGSGSYDRTIFGKINPHYWMAGVAFPDVLRPGNLAGIAVGQPFIADEIGNATQTNFEAFVSIPINHNIRVTPLLQVVTSAGNQNSNGTIFTGTLRTVFSF from the coding sequence ATGAAGCAAACTTCTAGCTGGATTGCTCTAATCGCTTTGCTTTGGGTGCAGCCTGCGATCGCGCAATCTAATCGAATGGAACAAGCGAGTGAGCCGACTTTGACGGGACAAGTGACTTCGGTGAATCAGCTTGCGGATGTGCGATCAACGGATTGGGCATTTGAAGCACTGCGATCGCTAATTGAACGTTATGGCTGCATTACGGGTGACGCTGGTCGCGCAGCGCTGCCAGAGGCAGAACGTACCTTTCGCGGGAATCGTGCGTTGACTCGATACGAATTTGCGGCAGGTCTGAATGCTTGTCTAAATCGCATGGCTGAACTAATTGCAAGCTCAACTGCTAATGTTGTGAGTTTCGACGATCGCACAAGACTCGAACGATTACAGCAAGAATTTGCAGCAGAGCTATCCACGTTACGCGGACGAATCGATTCTCTTGAAGCTCGAACGACTCAACTTGAGAAGCAGCAATTTTCAACTACAACAAAATTGCGTGGACAAATTATCATGGCGCCCAACGCAGGGGGCTTTGAAGGGGAACAGATTGTCGATGCTCAAGGACGCAGGATTACAGAGCAGCAACCGAATGCAACAGTTCTATCACGGGTGGCGTTGGACTTAAATACAAGCTTTACCGGGACAGATTCGCTCAGGGTCTTGCTCGAAACCGGGAGCGGTGGACGAACGACGAATGCAACCGGATTTTTAGAACCCACATTTGGTAGTGTGTTAGATTTCTCGGTGAAGCCGCCGACTCGCGGTACGCTTGAAATGGGTCGCTTAGTTTACTCGTTCAATCCCACTTCGGATTTACGAGTGTCGATCGGTCCTGAAATCCGCACCAGTGATTATGTCGATCGCAATCGTTACGCCAATGTTAGTTTCCGCGACTTTAGCACCCAAGCATTTGTAAATAATTTACTTCTGTTATCCACGGATGGACCGAGCGCGGGGGGTGCAATCAATTGGAATCCGGGGGGTGGAGCTTTTAGCTTGCGGGCTGTGTACTCAGCGGTCGATGCCGCGAATCCGAGTAATCAGGGCATCATTCGGGGTGGGGCTTCATTTCTGCCGTTGCTTTACGCGAGTCAAGGCGGCGATCGCGGCATCTTTGGAGACACTTACCAATACACGGCTGAATTCGAGTATGCTCCTTCGAGAGCTTTTGCAGTTCGATTGCAGTACGCAGGCGGAGAGGTTTACAACAATCGCTTTGATGTATTTGGAGTGAACTTTGAATATCAAATTGCTCCGAACCTTGCTGTATTCGGACGGTATGGATCTGGCAGCTATGACCGTACAATCTTTGGCAAGATCAATCCGCATTATTGGATGGCAGGTGTTGCTTTTCCCGATGTTTTACGTCCAGGCAATCTTGCGGGCATTGCAGTCGGACAACCCTTTATTGCAGATGAAATTGGAAATGCAACTCAGACGAATTTCGAGGCATTTGTCAGCATTCCGATTAATCACAACATTCGAGTCACCCCATTACTTCAAGTTGTCACCAGTGCAGGCAATCAGAACAGCAATGGCACAATTTTTACTGGCACTCTGCGAACAGTATTCTCTTTCTAG
- a CDS encoding DUF2269 family protein, translating to MKLNVKQRNWLLSLHIASGGLWFGTALCSVVLALSFRSLNDGDGIYGINTARNLLGEFVIVPSAILSVVTGALLCAFTNWGFFKHFWVMAKQLVTLILIVVGSVWLGPWTKEMTAISEVARSQALQNPSYLSLQSVVAIGGALQTLALLIIIAISTVKPWGKRKTTRTTT from the coding sequence ATGAAATTAAACGTCAAGCAACGTAACTGGCTGCTCAGCCTCCACATTGCTTCAGGCGGATTGTGGTTTGGAACCGCACTATGCTCGGTTGTTTTAGCGCTGAGTTTTCGCAGTCTGAACGATGGTGATGGAATCTACGGAATTAACACGGCTCGTAATCTGCTGGGCGAGTTCGTGATCGTTCCGTCCGCGATTCTGTCGGTGGTGACTGGGGCGCTGCTGTGTGCTTTTACGAATTGGGGATTCTTCAAGCACTTCTGGGTCATGGCAAAACAACTTGTGACGCTGATTCTGATCGTCGTAGGTTCCGTTTGGCTCGGTCCTTGGACAAAGGAAATGACTGCAATTTCAGAAGTGGCGCGATCGCAGGCTTTACAAAATCCGAGCTACCTATCGCTGCAAAGTGTCGTCGCGATCGGTGGAGCTTTACAGACACTCGCATTGTTAATCATCATTGCCATTTCAACAGTGAAACCTTGGGGTAAGCGCAAGACGACACGGACGACAACTTAA
- a CDS encoding MarR family winged helix-turn-helix transcriptional regulator yields the protein MQVFPERDSFESLEREFADFDAASIETCLGFLNATAEVYAAFDAHFDRYGLSAGKFTILMQLYSANQDIPPSEFAERANVTRATITGLLDGLEREGLVKRKPHPNDRRMLTVHLTQKGRNLIQRMLPDHFCRTKKLMSNLSETEKKTFVKLLKKLCDGTSAFSEPHTSEADETESK from the coding sequence ATGCAAGTCTTTCCCGAACGAGACTCTTTTGAGTCGCTTGAGCGCGAGTTTGCCGACTTTGATGCAGCCTCGATCGAGACCTGTCTGGGGTTTCTGAATGCGACAGCAGAGGTCTATGCAGCGTTTGATGCTCACTTCGACCGCTATGGATTATCAGCGGGAAAATTCACGATATTGATGCAGCTCTACAGCGCCAATCAAGACATTCCACCCTCCGAGTTTGCTGAACGTGCGAACGTGACTCGTGCCACGATTACGGGTTTACTGGATGGACTGGAACGGGAAGGATTAGTGAAGCGCAAACCGCATCCGAACGATCGCCGAATGTTGACGGTTCACCTCACACAAAAAGGACGCAACTTGATTCAACGGATGTTGCCAGACCATTTTTGTCGCACAAAGAAGTTGATGTCAAATCTGTCCGAGACTGAGAAGAAGACCTTCGTGAAGCTGCTAAAGAAACTTTGTGATGGGACTTCAGCATTTTCTGAACCGCATACTTCTGAAGCAGACGAAACAGAATCAAAGTAG
- a CDS encoding SDR family oxidoreductase: MNLDKNRVASKVWLITGCSSGFGRALAEAVLKQGDFLLATAREPEQLRALIEPYPETAKAVRLDVTSPQEIQAAVDTAIATFGRIDVLVNNAGHGLIAALEEVSDDQMHQFFETNFFGALRLMRTVLPVMRQQGNGHIVNMSSTAGLVGFGGSSLYCGAKFALEGTSEALANAASGRATAASRLLCG; this comes from the coding sequence ATGAACTTAGATAAAAATCGCGTCGCTTCTAAAGTTTGGTTGATTACAGGATGCTCAAGCGGATTCGGGCGTGCCCTAGCAGAAGCGGTGTTGAAGCAGGGCGACTTCCTACTTGCGACTGCTCGTGAACCAGAGCAACTTCGTGCTTTGATTGAACCCTATCCGGAAACCGCAAAGGCGGTTCGTCTAGATGTTACATCGCCTCAAGAGATTCAAGCAGCCGTTGATACTGCGATCGCGACCTTTGGTCGAATTGATGTGCTAGTCAACAATGCTGGACACGGACTTATTGCCGCACTCGAAGAAGTGAGTGATGATCAGATGCACCAATTTTTTGAAACCAACTTCTTTGGGGCACTTCGTCTGATGCGAACAGTCTTGCCTGTGATGCGTCAGCAAGGCAACGGTCACATTGTAAATATGTCATCTACAGCAGGATTAGTCGGATTTGGGGGAAGCAGCCTCTACTGTGGCGCTAAATTTGCCCTGGAAGGGACATCTGAAGCTCTGGCTAATGCTGCAAGCGGTAGGGCTACAGCAGCGAGTCGATTATTATGCGGATAG
- a CDS encoding LysR family transcriptional regulator has protein sequence MELRHLRYFVTVAEELHFGRAAQRLQIAQPPLSQQIRQLEQELGVELLYRTKRTVRLTEAGLAFLQQARQILVQSEQAIEIAQRASRGEVGRLAIGFVGSATCSLLPDVVRSFRRQFPDVRLLLHEMTTSEQVAALHDDRIQLGFLCPPISDDELSVETVLQESFVAVLPEAHPLATQTQLSLASLAEESFILSPRHLGSGFHNQIIRLCQQAGFSPQVAQEAIQMQTIISLVAAELGVALVPSSLQTLQRAGIVYKPLEDQTLDVKLAVVWQSANTSPVLHQFLAQSRAAARLSTTH, from the coding sequence ATGGAACTTCGACACTTGCGTTACTTCGTGACGGTAGCTGAGGAACTTCATTTTGGTCGCGCTGCCCAACGACTCCAAATCGCCCAGCCGCCGCTCAGCCAGCAAATTCGTCAACTCGAACAAGAACTCGGTGTCGAGTTGTTGTATCGAACGAAGCGAACCGTCCGACTGACTGAAGCAGGACTCGCCTTCTTACAGCAGGCGCGACAGATTCTCGTGCAATCTGAGCAAGCGATCGAGATCGCCCAACGTGCCAGTCGCGGTGAAGTGGGTCGGTTAGCGATCGGGTTTGTGGGATCTGCCACGTGTAGCCTACTACCTGATGTCGTGCGGTCATTTCGCCGTCAGTTTCCTGATGTCCGGTTGCTGCTGCATGAAATGACCACGAGCGAGCAAGTTGCAGCACTGCATGACGATCGCATTCAACTTGGCTTTCTCTGTCCGCCCATCAGTGATGACGAACTCAGCGTAGAAACGGTTTTACAAGAATCGTTCGTGGCGGTCTTGCCAGAGGCACATCCGCTCGCGACCCAAACCCAACTGTCATTAGCATCGCTCGCCGAGGAGTCCTTCATTTTATCTCCGCGTCATCTAGGAAGCGGCTTTCATAATCAGATTATCCGGTTATGTCAACAAGCAGGATTTAGTCCCCAGGTCGCTCAGGAAGCGATTCAGATGCAAACGATTATCAGCTTAGTGGCAGCGGAATTAGGGGTTGCGCTTGTGCCATCTTCGCTCCAGACTTTGCAACGAGCCGGGATCGTTTACAAACCGCTTGAAGACCAAACACTCGATGTCAAGTTGGCAGTGGTTTGGCAAAGTGCAAACACCTCGCCCGTGCTCCACCAATTTCTAGCGCAATCAAGAGCCGCTGCACGATTGAGTACAACACACTAA
- a CDS encoding helix-turn-helix domain-containing protein: protein MRFAQTAEESFGVKSVELRQQFAMTDPLIHQIRIALRASLQQDKHESRLYAETMANALIVHLLQRYTAQQAITLISLGGLSHYKQRQVIDYIQAHLEKNLGLEELATLVQLSSHHFCECFKHSIGMSPRQFVIHCRIERAKELLLQRKQSIAEIAQTVGFLDQSHLHRHFKRLVGVTPRQFQQGASIN from the coding sequence ATGCGATTTGCACAAACGGCTGAAGAATCGTTTGGTGTGAAGTCGGTTGAACTGCGGCAGCAGTTCGCAATGACTGATCCCTTAATTCATCAAATAAGAATTGCACTGAGAGCTTCACTGCAACAGGACAAGCATGAGAGTCGGCTCTATGCTGAAACAATGGCAAATGCTTTGATTGTTCATCTCCTACAGCGCTATACCGCTCAACAGGCAATTACACTGATCTCGCTCGGTGGGCTATCGCATTACAAACAAAGACAAGTGATTGACTATATCCAAGCTCACTTAGAGAAAAACTTGGGATTAGAAGAACTTGCAACACTAGTTCAACTCAGTTCACATCATTTCTGTGAATGCTTTAAACACTCGATCGGGATGAGTCCGCGACAGTTCGTGATTCACTGTCGAATTGAACGGGCGAAAGAACTTCTGCTGCAACGAAAACAGTCGATCGCAGAAATTGCTCAAACGGTGGGATTTCTGGATCAAAGTCATCTCCATCGGCACTTTAAGCGTCTCGTCGGCGTGACCCCTAGACAATTTCAACAGGGCGCATCTATCAATTGA
- a CDS encoding proline dehydrogenase family protein produces MTIEHEVAEILKQIALNEEIKAYVLQHPSLYQPLLHAARRFIGGETLIECVETARSLNQQGFAVTIDYMGESTRDSDIAQQATQEFLRVIDAIATQNLDSSISLDLSHIGLVIDPELAYQNACILAEAAESAGLEMMISMEGVDRTSLILEIHQRLCKTFNNVGITLQAYLHRTADDLEAVLQRPGKIRLVKGAYVAPTEVAKPRGAELDESYRQLMERLLTSRHPCSIATHDPALLDPLPLEHAHRLIQDQKLAQSSIEFEMLKGVAQERLAAMRNQGYRTRVYLPYGQEWHLYLCNRLAEYPPNIYQAIVDAAKLNFVSS; encoded by the coding sequence ATGACAATCGAGCATGAAGTCGCAGAAATCCTGAAGCAAATCGCATTGAACGAGGAGATCAAAGCTTACGTTCTTCAGCATCCCTCGCTTTATCAACCTTTGCTTCATGCCGCTCGGCGTTTTATTGGTGGAGAAACGTTAATCGAGTGCGTAGAAACTGCAAGATCACTCAATCAGCAAGGATTTGCTGTCACAATCGATTACATGGGCGAAAGTACTCGCGACAGCGACATAGCACAGCAAGCGACACAAGAATTTCTGAGAGTTATAGATGCGATCGCAACTCAAAATTTAGACTCGTCGATTTCTCTCGATCTGTCGCATATTGGTTTGGTAATTGATCCTGAGTTGGCATACCAGAACGCTTGCATTTTAGCTGAAGCAGCCGAGAGCGCAGGACTCGAAATGATGATTAGTATGGAAGGTGTCGATCGTACAAGCTTGATTCTAGAAATTCATCAGCGACTCTGCAAAACGTTTAACAATGTTGGCATCACGCTCCAAGCTTATCTTCATCGCACTGCGGACGATTTAGAAGCGGTGTTGCAGCGTCCTGGCAAAATTCGATTGGTCAAAGGCGCTTATGTGGCTCCGACTGAAGTTGCAAAACCTCGTGGGGCTGAACTTGACGAGTCTTACCGACAATTGATGGAACGACTGTTGACGAGTAGGCATCCTTGCTCGATCGCGACACATGACCCCGCATTGCTCGATCCACTCCCGCTCGAACACGCGCACCGATTGATTCAAGATCAGAAATTAGCTCAAAGCAGCATTGAGTTTGAAATGCTCAAAGGAGTTGCTCAGGAACGATTAGCAGCGATGCGGAATCAGGGGTATCGAACTCGTGTGTACTTGCCGTATGGTCAAGAATGGCATCTGTATCTGTGCAATCGGTTAGCGGAATACCCACCGAACATTTATCAAGCGATCGTTGATGCTGCAAAGCTAAATTTTGTAAGCTCCTAA